CCTACAGAGATTGAATATATATTACAAAACAATATCCCCTGTGATATAGTCCAGGTTCCTTATAATATCTTTGATCAAAGATTTGAGAATATTTTTCCTGATATTAAATCAAGAGGTGTAGAGATACATATTCGTTCAATATTTTTACAGGGTTTGCTTTTTATTCACCCCGATAAACTTGATGAACATTTTACCGGCATAAGGCATTTGTTACATGAGTTATCTGATTTTTCAACAGAAAACAAACTGTCAATATCTGCTTTGTGTTTAGGATTTGTAAATGCGAATAAATATATAGATAAAATCATTATAGGTGTAGATTCGGTGAGTAATTTAAAAGAAAATATTCATAATTACAATAGCTTGTCTAATATAACAATAGATTATCAACAGTTTAAATATTTTTCTATAACCGATGAAAATATAATTTTACCTTTTCAGTGGAAGAAATAAAGTAAAATTTGTTATGCAAAATATTATAGCAATTATTCCTGC
The DNA window shown above is from Bacteroidales bacterium and carries:
- a CDS encoding aldo/keto reductase, encoding MDYQNMKLCLGTAQFGLAYGINNKQGKVHHVEVERILRCAYKNDITLLDTASAYGESELILGEVKNKINKEFKIITKYPANQQISPFIWINCSLEKMHVKKVYGYLFHNYSIFQEHPEYIEDMLKIKESGKAKKIGFSLYYPTEIEYILQNNIPCDIVQVPYNIFDQRFENIFPDIKSRGVEIHIRSIFLQGLLFIHPDKLDEHFTGIRHLLHELSDFSTENKLSISALCLGFVNANKYIDKIIIGVDSVSNLKENIHNYNSLSNITIDYQQFKYFSITDENIILPFQWKK